The window CATCGGGCTCTGCCGCCACGGTGGGCTTGCCGCTATCGGCCTGCTCACGAATCGTCATCGACAAGGGTAACGACGCCAACACCTCTACACCGTACTGGGTCGCCAGCTTCTCGCCACCGCCCTCACCGAACAGATGCTCGGCATGGCCGCAATTGGAACAGATGTGTACCGCCATGTTCTCGACCACCCCCAGCACCGGGATGTTGACCTTGCGGAACATCTCCACGCCTTTTTTGGCGTCGAGCAGTGCCAAGTCCTGCGGGGTGGTCACGATCACCGAGCCGGCCACCGGGACTTTTTGCGCCAGGGTCAGCTGGATATCGCCGGTGCCCGGCGGCATGTCGATCACCAGGTAATCCAGGTCGCCCCAGGCGGTCTGGGTGACCAGTTGCAGCAGGGCGCCGGACACCATCGGCCCACGCCAGACCATCGGCGTGTTTTCATCGGTGAGGAAAGCCATCGACATCACTTCCACGCCCAGGGATTCGATAGGCACGAACCACTTCTGGTCCTTGATTTTCGGCCGTGTGCCTTCGGCGATACCGAACATCACGCCTTGGCTCGGGCCGTAGATATCCGCGTCGAGAATGCCCACCCGCGCGCCTTCGCGGGCCAGGGCCAGCGCCAGGTTGGCCGCGGTGGTGGACTTGCCCACGCCGCCTTTGCCGGAGGCCACCGCCACGACGTTCTTGACGTTCGCCAGGCCCGGGATCTGCGCCTGGGCCTTGTGCGCGGCGATCACGCATTTGATATCGACCTTGGCCGAGCGCACGCCATCCAGGCCTTCGATGGCCATTTGCAGCATCTGCGCCCAGCCGCTCTTGAACAGACCGGCGGCGTAGCCCAGTTCCAGCTGGACCGAGACCTGGTCGCCCTGGACGTCGATGGCGCGCACACAGCCGGCGCTGACCGGGTCCTGGTTCAAATAGGGGTCGGTGTATTGGCGAAGAACGGCTTCCACCGCTGCGCGAGTGACGACGCTCATGGGCTACTCCCGAAAAAGACTGACTGAAACAGGCGGCTATCCTAACCGTTCCAGCGGTCTAAAGGCATGCTTTCACAGGTTCGGAAGATTCGGAAACAGCGCCACGGGGTGAAATATATCCGCCGGCGCTTTATAGTGGCCGACCTCCGTTTCATCAAGTAGCCGAGCCCCATGTCCGAGCCACGCAAGATCCTCGTCACCAGCGCCCTGCCCTATGCCAATGGTTCCATCCATCTTGGCCATATGCTTGAGTACATCCAGACCGATATGTGGGTGCGCTTCCAGAAGCATCGCGGCAATCAATGCATCTATGTCTGCGCGGACGACGCCCACGGTTCGGCCATCATGTTGCGCGCCGAAAAGGAAGGCATCACCCCGGAACAACTGATCGCCAACGTGCAGGCTGAACACAGCGCCGACTTTGCCGAGTTCCTGGTGGAGTTCGACAACTTTCACTCGACCCACTCCGACGAAAACCGTGAGCTGTCGAGCCAGATCTACCTGCGCTTGAAGGAAGCCGGGCACATCGACCAACGTTCGGTGACCCAGTATTTCGACCCGGAAAAGAAAATGTTCCTGGCCGACCGCTTCATCAAGGGCACCTGCCCCAAATGCGGCACCGAAGACCAATACGGTGACAACTGCGAAAAATGCGGCGCGACCTACGCGCCGACGGACCTGAAGGATCCGAAGTCGGCAATCTCGGGCGCCACGCCGGTGCTGAAAGACTCGCAGCACTTCTTCTTCAAGCTCCCCGACTTCCAGCAGATGCTGCAAACCTGGACGCGCAGCGGCACCTTGCAGGACGCCGTGGCCAACAAACTCTCCGAATGGCTCGACAGTGGCCTGCAGCAGTGGGACATCTCCCGTGATGCGCCCTACTTCGGCTTCGAGATTCCGGGCGAGCCGGGCAAGTATTTCTATGTGTGGCTGGATGCGCCCATCGGCTACATGGCCAGCTTCAAGAACCTGTGCGACCGCACGCCGGAGCTGGACTTCGACGCGTTCTGGGGCAAAGACTCCAGCGCCGAGCTGTATCACTTCATCGGCAAGGACATCGTCAACTTCCACGCCCTGTTCTGGCCGGCGATGCTCGAAGGTTCGGGCTACCGCAAGCCAACCGCCATCGCCGTGCACGGCTACCTGACGGTCAACGGCCAGAAAATGTCCAAGTCCCGTGGCACCTTTATCAAGGCGCGCACCTACCTGGACCACCTGTCGCCGGAATACCTGCGTTATTACTATGCCTCCAAGCTGGGCCGTGGCGTCGACGACCTCGACCTGAACCTGGAAGACTTCGTACAGAAGGTCAACTCGGACCTGGTCGGCAAAGTCGTGAATATTGCCAGCCGTTGCGCCGGTTTTATCCACAAGGGTAACGCCGGGCTGCTGGTGGCCGAGAACGCCGCGCCGGAGTTGACCGACGCCTTCCTGGCCGCCGCGCCAAGCATCGCCGATGCCTATGAAGCCCGCGACTTCGCTCGCGCCATGCGCGAGATCATGGGCCTGGCCGACCGCGCCAACGCCTGGATCGCCGACAAGGCCCCGTGGTCGCTGAACAAGCAGGAAGGCAAGCAGGACGAAGTGCAGGCGATCTGCGCCACTGGCGTCAACCTGTTCCGCCAGTTGGTGATCTTCCTTAAGCCGGTGCTGCCATTGCTGGCCGCCGATGCCGAGGCGTTCCTCAATGTCGCGCCGCTGACCTGGGACGATCACGCCACCCTGCTCAGCAACCATCAATTAAACGCGTTCAAACCGCTGATGACCCGCATCGACCCGGTAAAGGTCCAAGCCATGACCGACGCTTCGAAAGAAGACCTGGTCGCCAGCCAGACCGACACCGGAACGGCTGCACAGTCGGGCAATGGTGAGCTGGGCAAGGATCCGATCTCCCCGGAGATCGACTTTGATGCGTTTGCCGCCGTGGACCTGCGCGTGGCGCTGATCGTCAAGGCCGAGGCCGTAGAAGGCGCCGACAAGTTGCTGCGCCTGACACTCGACATCGGTGACGAGCAACGCAACGTATTCTCCGGGATCAAGAGTGCTTATCCGGACCCGTCCAAGCTCGATGGTCGCCTGACCATGATGATCGCCAACCTCAAGCCACGGAAAATGAAATTCGGTATTTCCGAGGGCATGGTCATGGCGGCCGGGCCTGGCGGCGAAGAGATCTACCTGCTGAGCCCTGACAGCGGCGCCAAGCCGGGTCAACGTATCAAGTAACCTGCAAGCTCTGTCGTTGTGGGTGTGGTTGTGGCGAGCGGGCTTCTTGTGGCGAGCGGGCTTGCCCCGCGTTGGGTCGCGAAGCGGCCCTGGAACCTGAGTCTGCGGTTGACCTGACAAATACCATGGAGGCCTACTGGGGCTGCTTCGCAGCCCAACGCGGGGCAAGCCCGCTCGCCACAGAAGCCCATTTGCCACAGAAGACCGTTTGCCACAAGAAGCCCGCTCGCCACATTAGGCCCTGTTTATTTAACCGGCATGCCATGATCACTTCATGAACCTGATTCAACGTATCGACGCGCTCTTGCCGCAGACCCAATGCGGCAAGTGCGGGCAACCGGGCTGCAAGCCTTACGCCGAAGGCATCGCCCAAGGCGAGGCGATCAATAAATGCCCGCCCGGTGGGCAGGAAACCATCGCCAGCCTGGCGCAACTGCTGCGCCTGCCGGTGCTTGAGTTGGACACGTCCCGTGGCGAAGCGCCCGCGCAGGTTGCCTATATTCGTGAAGCCGAATGCATCGGCTGCACCAAATGCATTCAGGCGTGCCCGGTGGATGCTATCGTCGGCGCCGCCAAGTTGATGCACACGGTGATCATCGACGAGTGCACCGGCTGCGACCTGTGCGTCGCGCCGTGCCCGGTGGACTGCATAGAAATGCGCCCATTGACCAATATTGTCCCGATCGTCGGCGGCCTGGCGCGCAACGATCATCAGCGTCATGAACGAGGCGTCAAGCGCGACCGCGCACGGCGGCGTTTCGAGCAACGCAACGCGCGCCTGCAGCGTGAAGACGCGCACAAACTCGCCGAACGTCTGGCCCGGGCCAAACGCTCGGTGCCGGCGGAGCCGATGCACCTGGATGCGGCGCAAGCGGCCCAGGATGCGGCAGTCAAAAAAGCCAAGGTCAATGTGGCAATGAGCCGTGCGCAATTGCACAAGTCTCTGAAAGCGTTTGGGCATCCACCGACTTTTGAACAGCAGTCGCAATTGATCGTGTTGCAACAGCAATTTGAGGCAGCGGAGCAGGCGCTGGCGGCGCTGGAAGTGCACAGCGCACCGGCAGCATCGCTGTCGCCCGGTACCAGCGCTGACCTCAAACGCGCGAAAATCCAGTTGGCGATGCGCCGAGCCGAGTTGAAAAAAGCCCAGGACCAACAGGCCGCTCCGCAGCAATTGGCGCAAGCGCAACACAGGCTTGACGAAGCCCAGCGCCAGGTCGAGGCCCATGACCCCACAATTTGAATTCCCGCTGAATTCGCAATCAAGCTGACCGCTTGTGCAAGGAACCGACCGTCCGATGAACGCCGCAAAACGCCTGGAAATTTTCCGCAGGTTTCACGAAGACAATCCTGAACCCAAGACCGAACTGGCTTATTCCTCACCGTTCGAATTGCTGATTGCGGTGATCCTCTCGGCCCAATCCACGGACGTCGGCGTCAACAAGGCCACGGCCAAGTTGTACCCGGTGGCCAACACACCCGAGGCCATCTATGCCCTGGGTGTGGAAGGGTTGTCGCACTACATCAAGACCATCGGCCTGTATAACAGCAAGGCCAAGAATGTGATTGAAACCTGCCGCCTGCTGATCGAACTGCATGGCAGCGAGGTGCCGCAAACCCGCGAAGCCCTGGAAGCTCTGCCGGGCGTTGGTCGTAAAACCGCCAATGTGGTGCTCAACACCGCGTTCCGGCAACTGACCATGGCCGTGGACACCCACATCTTCCGGGTCAGCAACCGCACCGGCATTGCGCGCGGCAAGAACGTGGTGGAGGTGGAAAAGCAGCTGATGAAGTTCGTGCCCAAGCCGTATCTTCTTGACTCCCACCACTGGCTGATCCTTCACGGGCGCTACGTTTGCCAGGCGCGCAAGCCTCGTTGCGGCAGCTGTCGCATCGAAGACCTGTGCGAATACAAAGACAAGACCTCCGACGATTGAGCAAGCATAGGTTTTCTCGATCAACCGATTGAAAAAATCTTTTTTACCAGGCCATGGATTATCGTTATAAGGGGCGCCAACGGCAGTCTTAGCCTGGAGTGAACCCTATGAGCACTGGCAAAGAACAACTGGAAGTGGAAGACGACCTCGTTGAGTCGGACGA of the Pseudomonas azadiae genome contains:
- the metG gene encoding methionine--tRNA ligase; this translates as MSEPRKILVTSALPYANGSIHLGHMLEYIQTDMWVRFQKHRGNQCIYVCADDAHGSAIMLRAEKEGITPEQLIANVQAEHSADFAEFLVEFDNFHSTHSDENRELSSQIYLRLKEAGHIDQRSVTQYFDPEKKMFLADRFIKGTCPKCGTEDQYGDNCEKCGATYAPTDLKDPKSAISGATPVLKDSQHFFFKLPDFQQMLQTWTRSGTLQDAVANKLSEWLDSGLQQWDISRDAPYFGFEIPGEPGKYFYVWLDAPIGYMASFKNLCDRTPELDFDAFWGKDSSAELYHFIGKDIVNFHALFWPAMLEGSGYRKPTAIAVHGYLTVNGQKMSKSRGTFIKARTYLDHLSPEYLRYYYASKLGRGVDDLDLNLEDFVQKVNSDLVGKVVNIASRCAGFIHKGNAGLLVAENAAPELTDAFLAAAPSIADAYEARDFARAMREIMGLADRANAWIADKAPWSLNKQEGKQDEVQAICATGVNLFRQLVIFLKPVLPLLAADAEAFLNVAPLTWDDHATLLSNHQLNAFKPLMTRIDPVKVQAMTDASKEDLVASQTDTGTAAQSGNGELGKDPISPEIDFDAFAAVDLRVALIVKAEAVEGADKLLRLTLDIGDEQRNVFSGIKSAYPDPSKLDGRLTMMIANLKPRKMKFGISEGMVMAAGPGGEEIYLLSPDSGAKPGQRIK
- the rsxB gene encoding electron transport complex subunit RsxB translates to MNLIQRIDALLPQTQCGKCGQPGCKPYAEGIAQGEAINKCPPGGQETIASLAQLLRLPVLELDTSRGEAPAQVAYIREAECIGCTKCIQACPVDAIVGAAKLMHTVIIDECTGCDLCVAPCPVDCIEMRPLTNIVPIVGGLARNDHQRHERGVKRDRARRRFEQRNARLQREDAHKLAERLARAKRSVPAEPMHLDAAQAAQDAAVKKAKVNVAMSRAQLHKSLKAFGHPPTFEQQSQLIVLQQQFEAAEQALAALEVHSAPAASLSPGTSADLKRAKIQLAMRRAELKKAQDQQAAPQQLAQAQHRLDEAQRQVEAHDPTI
- the nth gene encoding endonuclease III — encoded protein: MNAAKRLEIFRRFHEDNPEPKTELAYSSPFELLIAVILSAQSTDVGVNKATAKLYPVANTPEAIYALGVEGLSHYIKTIGLYNSKAKNVIETCRLLIELHGSEVPQTREALEALPGVGRKTANVVLNTAFRQLTMAVDTHIFRVSNRTGIARGKNVVEVEKQLMKFVPKPYLLDSHHWLILHGRYVCQARKPRCGSCRIEDLCEYKDKTSDD
- the apbC gene encoding iron-sulfur cluster carrier protein ApbC — protein: MSVVTRAAVEAVLRQYTDPYLNQDPVSAGCVRAIDVQGDQVSVQLELGYAAGLFKSGWAQMLQMAIEGLDGVRSAKVDIKCVIAAHKAQAQIPGLANVKNVVAVASGKGGVGKSTTAANLALALAREGARVGILDADIYGPSQGVMFGIAEGTRPKIKDQKWFVPIESLGVEVMSMAFLTDENTPMVWRGPMVSGALLQLVTQTAWGDLDYLVIDMPPGTGDIQLTLAQKVPVAGSVIVTTPQDLALLDAKKGVEMFRKVNIPVLGVVENMAVHICSNCGHAEHLFGEGGGEKLATQYGVEVLASLPLSMTIREQADSGKPTVAAEPDGQIAMVYQELARHVGARIVLQEAAAPAMPTITVSDD